A stretch of the Tardiphaga sp. 709 genome encodes the following:
- a CDS encoding MFS transporter, with amino-acid sequence MNVDRESEEALMNSIMWRVMPLVMAMMMLAVIDRSNVGYAKLQMASSLGMSETVYGLASSLFFIGYSFFEIPSALAAHRFGARLWFARILLTWGMLTVLLGFSMTGSMFAAVRFLVGVAEAGAYPGIIFYLTLWFPKRYRVQAVALLTIGSPLGNMFGSLFGGILLDFDGMLGLAGWQWVFIATGAPAALLFVLVMRYLPDNPQTAGFLSSEEKAQLADALSRDEIATTMHTNPLRVLIDARVWWFSFVYTLITLSLYGIIYWSPTVVKGFGTTGTQNGLLNALPWAVAAAVLVWLPRHLREHRTVLIGMAVIALCGMGAFFTSTLLTENWMRYVALAVGTPCVSLMFPCFWYLPSQIFKGAHAAAAIAAISTIGSLGGFAAQNLMPWVASLSGSALAAMSVPALSLGLLAASAFAMLLTWRVAPKADGESEVTVAAAAARRQAVS; translated from the coding sequence ATGAACGTGGATCGCGAAAGCGAAGAAGCCCTGATGAATAGCATCATGTGGCGGGTCATGCCGCTTGTGATGGCGATGATGATGCTGGCCGTGATCGACCGGTCGAATGTCGGCTACGCCAAACTGCAGATGGCCAGCAGCCTGGGCATGTCCGAAACCGTGTACGGGCTGGCGTCCTCGCTGTTCTTTATCGGCTATTCGTTCTTTGAAATCCCGAGCGCGCTGGCCGCGCACAGGTTCGGTGCACGGCTCTGGTTTGCCCGCATCCTGCTGACATGGGGCATGCTGACGGTGCTCCTGGGTTTCAGCATGACTGGCTCAATGTTTGCGGCGGTACGCTTCCTGGTCGGGGTGGCCGAGGCAGGGGCGTATCCGGGCATCATCTTCTACCTTACGCTCTGGTTTCCCAAGCGCTACCGCGTGCAGGCCGTGGCGCTTCTCACCATCGGCAGTCCACTCGGCAACATGTTCGGCTCGCTGTTTGGCGGCATCCTGCTGGATTTTGATGGCATGCTTGGCCTCGCCGGGTGGCAGTGGGTCTTCATCGCCACGGGCGCGCCTGCGGCCCTGCTGTTCGTGCTGGTGATGCGCTATCTCCCCGACAATCCGCAGACGGCCGGTTTCCTGTCGTCCGAGGAGAAGGCGCAGCTGGCGGACGCGCTCAGCCGCGATGAAATCGCCACCACCATGCATACCAATCCGCTCCGCGTCCTGATCGACGCAAGGGTGTGGTGGTTTTCGTTCGTCTACACGCTGATCACGCTGTCGCTCTACGGAATCATCTATTGGTCGCCAACGGTCGTCAAAGGATTCGGCACGACCGGCACGCAGAACGGTCTGCTGAATGCACTGCCATGGGCTGTGGCTGCCGCGGTTCTCGTCTGGCTCCCGCGACATCTACGCGAGCACCGCACAGTCCTGATCGGCATGGCGGTGATCGCCCTGTGCGGGATGGGAGCGTTCTTCACCTCGACATTGCTGACCGAGAACTGGATGCGTTACGTGGCGCTCGCAGTCGGAACGCCATGCGTTTCGCTGATGTTTCCGTGCTTCTGGTATCTGCCATCGCAGATCTTCAAGGGAGCGCATGCGGCGGCGGCGATTGCAGCCATCAGCACGATCGGCAGTCTCGGCGGCTTTGCTGCGCAGAATCTCATGCCGTGGGTCGCGAGCTTGTCAGGCAGTGCGCTGGCTGCGATGTCGGTGCCCGCCCTCAGCCTGGGTCTGCTGGCCGCCAGCGCGTTCGCGATGTTGCTGACATGGCGCGTCGCACCGAAGGCGGACGGCGAGAGCGAGGTCACCGTTGCGGCTGCTGCCGCTCGCCGGCAGGCCGTGTCATGA
- a CDS encoding NAD(P)H-quinone oxidoreductase: MTALPSDMRAVRITRFGGPEVLSLGEEELPTLARGEVLVRVVAAGVNRPDIQQRRGLYPPPPGATEIPGLDIAGIVVAVAPDVNWPRVGSAVCALVTGGGYAEYCSVPAVQCMSIPQGYDFAQAAVLPEVLFTCWNNVILLGKLAEGESILVQGGTSGVGMATIQIAKLLRSARVFATAGSETKRQICRDLGAEIALDYRCDWVKPLVEATKGQGINVILDSQAGPYTNLELELLAFDGRLVLIASHLGERADINVRQIVRRRLTLTGSTIRPRPPEYKGWIAKALMREVWPLLEDRRMRLNICAAFPLEDMAKAHALMDANEQIGKVVLIVDPALAYVVPDGQPD, translated from the coding sequence ATGACAGCGCTTCCGTCGGACATGCGGGCGGTCAGGATCACCCGCTTTGGCGGTCCCGAGGTGCTGTCGCTTGGCGAAGAGGAGTTGCCGACTTTAGCGCGCGGCGAAGTACTGGTGCGTGTGGTGGCGGCCGGCGTGAACCGGCCGGACATCCAGCAGCGCCGCGGACTCTATCCGCCGCCGCCTGGCGCAACGGAGATTCCGGGCCTCGATATTGCCGGTATTGTGGTCGCGGTAGCGCCGGATGTGAACTGGCCGCGGGTCGGCAGCGCGGTCTGCGCCTTGGTCACAGGCGGCGGCTATGCGGAGTATTGCAGCGTGCCAGCCGTGCAATGCATGTCGATCCCTCAGGGATACGACTTCGCGCAAGCTGCGGTGCTACCCGAGGTGCTGTTCACCTGCTGGAACAACGTCATTCTACTCGGCAAGCTTGCAGAGGGCGAGAGCATCCTCGTACAGGGTGGCACCAGCGGTGTCGGCATGGCGACCATCCAGATCGCAAAGCTGCTGCGATCCGCGCGTGTCTTTGCCACGGCCGGGTCGGAAACGAAGCGTCAGATCTGCCGCGATCTCGGCGCGGAGATTGCGCTCGACTATCGCTGCGATTGGGTCAAGCCTCTGGTGGAGGCGACCAAAGGGCAGGGCATCAACGTCATCCTCGACTCGCAGGCTGGTCCTTACACTAATCTGGAGCTGGAACTGCTGGCCTTCGATGGCCGCCTTGTCCTGATCGCGAGTCATCTCGGCGAGCGCGCCGACATCAATGTCCGGCAGATCGTGCGCCGCCGGCTGACGCTGACGGGGTCGACGATCCGGCCGCGTCCGCCGGAATACAAAGGCTGGATTGCCAAGGCCCTGATGCGCGAGGTCTGGCCATTGCTTGAGGATCGGCGGATGCGGCTCAACATCTGCGCGGCATTTCCGCTGGAGGACATGGCCAAGGCGCATGCCCTCATGGATGCCAATGAACAGATCGGCAAGGTCGTGCTGATCGTCGATCCGGCCTTGGCCTATGTGGTGCCGGACGGACAGCCGGACTAG
- a CDS encoding Ldh family oxidoreductase — protein MSDVLSMPVAAAEEFLADLFERADLPLPASRQMACALVDADVAGLPSHGLLQADMYIRRLRLGSVSSAVKPIVVESRAAMAVLDAQGMFGHLAGDAAMQMAIERSKETGVGVVAVRDSFHFGAAARYTRQASARDCIGIAMCNTKPMMPVPGGLEKLVGNNPLSIALPVSEGPEFVLDMALSEAALGKIRVYEREGKPLPPTWAVDRNGEPTTDAKAAIDGMLLPSGGAKGFGLSLAINLMCSLLSQGPGGDEVAPLYGDLAKPFLCSLLFLAIDIEHFRPAKDFRNEASAELAKIRGSRAQVPPRTPGERSWTKRQSDGGRITIPRALSATLNALAEEMGSPERLPS, from the coding sequence ATGAGTGATGTCCTGTCAATGCCGGTCGCGGCGGCCGAGGAGTTTCTCGCGGATCTGTTCGAGCGCGCCGATCTTCCATTGCCGGCGTCCAGACAGATGGCATGTGCGCTGGTAGACGCCGATGTCGCAGGTCTCCCGTCGCACGGCCTGTTGCAGGCGGACATGTATATTCGCCGGCTTCGCCTCGGGAGCGTGTCGTCCGCCGTGAAGCCGATCGTGGTTGAGAGCCGCGCGGCTATGGCTGTGCTGGATGCGCAAGGTATGTTCGGCCATCTGGCGGGTGACGCGGCCATGCAGATGGCCATTGAGCGTAGTAAAGAAACGGGCGTCGGCGTCGTAGCGGTTCGCGACAGTTTTCACTTCGGTGCGGCGGCCCGGTACACACGCCAGGCAAGTGCGCGGGATTGCATCGGCATCGCCATGTGCAACACCAAGCCAATGATGCCGGTGCCCGGCGGTCTTGAGAAACTGGTCGGCAACAATCCGCTTTCGATCGCGCTTCCGGTATCCGAAGGGCCGGAGTTTGTGCTGGACATGGCGCTGAGTGAAGCGGCGCTCGGCAAGATCCGCGTCTATGAGCGCGAAGGGAAGCCGCTTCCGCCGACATGGGCTGTCGACCGCAACGGTGAGCCCACGACGGATGCCAAGGCCGCGATCGACGGCATGTTGTTGCCGTCGGGCGGCGCGAAGGGCTTCGGCCTGTCGCTGGCGATCAATCTGATGTGCAGCCTGCTGTCACAGGGGCCGGGCGGTGACGAGGTTGCGCCGCTCTATGGCGATCTCGCGAAGCCGTTTTTGTGCTCGCTGCTGTTTCTGGCAATCGATATCGAACACTTCCGGCCGGCCAAAGATTTTCGCAATGAAGCGTCCGCCGAGCTCGCGAAAATTCGCGGGTCGCGCGCGCAGGTGCCGCCACGTACGCCAGGTGAACGCAGTTGGACGAAGCGCCAGAGCGATGGCGGCCGGATCACTATTCCACGCGCATTGTCCGCGACGTTGAACGCGCTCGCAGAGGAAATGGGATCGCCGGAGCGTCTGCCGTCTTAA
- a CDS encoding 3-keto-5-aminohexanoate cleavage protein → MSTAAERTGAWAMQAPRQKVFITCAVTGNLTTPEQTPHLPITPAEIAEACLGAAEAGAAIVHIHVRDPFTGKPSMELAYYRDVVERIRAKNTQLILNITTGPGGRFVPSTDQPRVAAAGTTLIAPEKRVEHIAALRPDICTLDLNTMNSGREVVINTPGNVRRMAKVIREAGVKPEIELFDSGDIALMNDLLRDNTLDGPVLCSFVMGVRYGFQPSPETVIYARNMLPPDAQFTAIGIGKTSFHNVAQSYLCGGHVRVGLEDAVYLSRGQLAPSNAAMVEKACRIVEELGGAIASPREAREIIGLPTRLAEH, encoded by the coding sequence ATGTCGACGGCCGCAGAACGAACAGGAGCATGGGCGATGCAGGCGCCGCGTCAAAAGGTCTTCATCACTTGTGCCGTCACCGGCAATCTGACCACGCCGGAACAGACACCGCATCTGCCGATCACGCCGGCGGAGATCGCTGAGGCCTGTCTCGGGGCGGCCGAGGCCGGCGCCGCGATCGTGCATATCCATGTAAGGGACCCCTTCACCGGGAAGCCTTCGATGGAGCTCGCCTATTACCGGGATGTCGTTGAACGGATACGCGCGAAAAACACCCAGTTGATCCTCAACATCACTACGGGGCCCGGCGGCCGTTTCGTTCCATCTACAGACCAGCCGCGAGTCGCAGCGGCGGGAACGACGTTGATCGCGCCTGAAAAACGTGTCGAGCACATCGCCGCGCTTCGCCCGGATATCTGTACCCTCGATCTCAACACCATGAATTCGGGCAGGGAAGTCGTCATCAATACGCCCGGCAATGTCAGGCGGATGGCGAAGGTGATCCGCGAAGCCGGGGTCAAGCCGGAGATCGAGCTATTCGATTCCGGCGATATCGCGCTGATGAATGATCTGCTGAGGGACAACACACTCGACGGACCCGTACTCTGCTCGTTCGTCATGGGTGTTCGCTATGGTTTCCAGCCAAGTCCCGAGACGGTCATCTACGCCCGCAACATGTTGCCGCCGGATGCCCAGTTCACCGCAATCGGCATCGGCAAGACGTCATTCCACAATGTCGCGCAATCCTATCTGTGCGGCGGACACGTTCGTGTCGGTCTGGAAGACGCCGTCTATCTATCGCGCGGACAGCTCGCGCCATCGAACGCGGCCATGGTGGAGAAAGCCTGTCGCATCGTCGAGGAACTCGGCGGAGCGATCGCGTCGCCACGCGAGGCGCGCGAGATCATCGGCCTTCCCACCCGCCTTGCGGAACACTGA
- a CDS encoding tRNA-dihydrouridine synthase, whose product MTRLNVTVGRTVLKNPLIAGSAEQHIDPEGVRRALRAGVGAVVVKSVNESERGRDQLQRAEYMLLDSEWREMAWTSNAPDTAFIACRSGLTPQSFDAWLDQTAGLDREARLVDAYAVASLIVADVARTVEMARQVEQAGVRVLELNIGTPYASQAKGVVSTELDPERVSMIVSAVREAIGIPLWVKITGQSERVPELADAAFRAGGETVVMAGRLLGFIPDVETMQPFLGTTLGVGGYWNLPLTCHWLAVSRQQLGGDKPLIATNGARTGLDVARMMLAGASAVEMASAVMLRGAAVLSSALDEFDAYLRGKRMTAAELIGRAADQRKTFADMPLRTDNWRKYIADQL is encoded by the coding sequence ATGACGCGTCTTAATGTGACCGTCGGTCGGACGGTCCTCAAGAATCCGCTGATAGCGGGATCAGCCGAGCAGCATATCGACCCTGAAGGTGTCCGGCGCGCGCTGCGCGCCGGGGTCGGCGCGGTGGTGGTCAAGTCCGTCAACGAATCCGAGCGTGGTCGTGATCAGCTGCAGCGGGCGGAGTATATGTTGCTCGACAGCGAGTGGCGCGAAATGGCGTGGACGTCGAATGCACCTGACACGGCATTCATCGCCTGTCGCTCCGGCCTGACGCCGCAGAGCTTCGATGCGTGGCTCGATCAGACGGCCGGGCTCGATCGCGAGGCCAGACTGGTTGACGCCTATGCGGTCGCGAGCCTGATCGTTGCGGATGTCGCGCGGACGGTCGAGATGGCCAGGCAGGTCGAGCAGGCCGGCGTGCGCGTCCTCGAACTGAATATCGGCACACCCTATGCAAGTCAGGCGAAAGGAGTGGTGTCCACCGAACTCGATCCCGAGCGGGTCTCCATGATCGTGTCCGCGGTACGGGAGGCGATCGGCATCCCGCTATGGGTCAAGATCACCGGGCAGAGTGAGCGCGTGCCGGAGCTGGCAGATGCTGCATTTCGCGCAGGCGGCGAAACAGTGGTGATGGCCGGGCGGCTGCTCGGATTCATACCGGATGTCGAGACGATGCAGCCGTTTCTGGGAACGACGCTTGGCGTCGGTGGCTACTGGAATCTGCCGCTTACCTGTCACTGGCTGGCTGTGTCGCGGCAACAGCTTGGCGGCGACAAGCCTCTGATCGCGACCAACGGCGCACGCACGGGTCTCGATGTGGCGCGCATGATGCTCGCCGGCGCCAGCGCGGTGGAGATGGCATCGGCGGTGATGCTGCGCGGCGCTGCCGTGCTGTCATCTGCGCTGGATGAATTCGACGCTTACCTTCGCGGCAAGCGCATGACCGCTGCCGAACTGATCGGCAGGGCTGCAGACCAGCGCAAAACATTCGCCGACATGCCGCTGCGCACCGACAACTGGAGAAAATACATTGCGGATCAGCTTTAA
- a CDS encoding IclR family transcriptional regulator, translated as MSDSASTGVHSVQLAIDVLEAVAFSDDELGVTQIADRLGMTKGSVHRHLQTLVDRGYLTQNSSTSRYSIGPKGRLLARHAPDADLIQLAEGPMRQLRDALGHFVVLSEMTPRGALILHKLSGTAAIELGVRPGSELTFHASAQGKVLLAFAPSPMRARVLAQPLQRFTDKTIVSVRKLEQEYLDIVRLGFASAPEQSLIGMNAVAAPIFDAQDACIASIAIVASIQVLPEKTRPSDVAQLIEAARQISHKLGHGRGAHQPPPVKRSARTARPR; from the coding sequence ATGAGCGATTCAGCATCAACCGGCGTCCACTCCGTGCAACTGGCCATCGACGTACTGGAAGCCGTTGCATTCTCGGACGATGAACTGGGCGTGACGCAGATCGCCGACCGTCTGGGCATGACGAAGGGATCGGTGCATCGGCATCTGCAGACGCTGGTCGACCGCGGCTATCTCACACAGAACTCCAGCACCTCGCGCTACAGCATCGGGCCGAAGGGCCGGTTGCTCGCCCGACATGCGCCGGATGCGGATCTGATCCAGCTCGCGGAAGGACCGATGCGGCAGTTGCGTGATGCGCTTGGTCATTTCGTCGTGCTCTCCGAGATGACGCCGCGCGGCGCGTTGATCCTGCACAAGCTGTCGGGCACCGCGGCGATTGAACTTGGCGTTCGGCCGGGCAGCGAATTGACCTTCCATGCGTCGGCGCAAGGAAAGGTCCTGCTCGCTTTTGCTCCCAGCCCCATGAGGGCGCGCGTCCTCGCGCAGCCCCTGCAGCGCTTCACCGACAAGACCATCGTATCCGTCCGCAAGCTCGAGCAGGAATATCTGGATATCGTGCGTCTTGGATTTGCCTCGGCACCCGAGCAAAGCCTGATCGGGATGAATGCGGTGGCCGCGCCAATCTTCGACGCACAGGATGCCTGCATCGCTTCGATCGCCATCGTGGCATCGATCCAGGTCCTGCCGGAGAAAACACGGCCGTCCGACGTCGCCCAGCTCATCGAGGCGGCACGCCAGATCTCGCACAAGCTCGGGCACGGACGCGGCGCTCATCAACCACCGCCCGTCAAGCGCAGCGCGCGGACGGCGCGCCCGCGTTAA
- a CDS encoding DUF6282 family protein, producing MTEITDPNVEARIDALLKGAIDPHVHSGPSIAPRGIDHVTLLRQASQAGFAAVVTKDHDYSGVMTAELIRQHFPELKTKIYSSIVLNNVVGGLNPYAVEHTAALGGRIVWLPTLAAANHLRWQASANWVHPASTDRMRPVTAIPVLNDDKSVRDDMKEIIDIVARNDMVLASGHLHVSETWVIFEEAQRRGVKRLVFTHPEDIVDASLNDVKGIAAMGAFVEHSLCMFLDGCKFKSREAEDLRDQIEAAGVEQTMLCSDLGQTGTFSPLDGFRRGIRLCMDLGYDDDQIRKMVSGNTARALGIEADVATARAS from the coding sequence ATGACAGAGATAACTGACCCCAACGTCGAGGCGCGCATCGACGCGTTGCTAAAAGGGGCGATTGATCCGCATGTGCATAGTGGACCGTCCATCGCGCCGCGTGGCATCGATCACGTCACGCTGCTTCGGCAGGCGTCCCAGGCGGGTTTCGCTGCGGTCGTCACCAAGGATCACGACTACAGCGGCGTCATGACGGCCGAGTTGATCAGGCAGCATTTTCCTGAGCTGAAGACGAAGATCTATTCCAGCATCGTGCTCAATAATGTGGTGGGTGGTCTCAACCCCTATGCGGTCGAACACACCGCTGCGCTGGGCGGCAGGATCGTCTGGCTTCCCACGCTGGCCGCCGCAAACCATCTGCGATGGCAGGCATCGGCCAATTGGGTTCATCCCGCATCCACCGATCGGATGCGACCGGTCACTGCCATTCCCGTTCTGAACGACGACAAGTCGGTGCGCGACGACATGAAGGAAATTATCGACATCGTCGCGCGCAACGACATGGTGCTGGCCAGCGGCCACCTGCATGTCAGCGAGACCTGGGTGATCTTCGAAGAGGCGCAGCGTCGGGGCGTCAAGCGCCTGGTGTTCACTCATCCGGAGGACATCGTTGATGCGTCGTTGAACGACGTCAAAGGAATCGCAGCGATGGGCGCCTTCGTCGAACACTCGCTCTGCATGTTCCTCGACGGCTGCAAGTTCAAGAGCCGTGAGGCCGAGGATCTGCGCGACCAGATCGAAGCTGCGGGTGTGGAGCAGACGATGCTGTGCTCCGACCTCGGTCAGACCGGAACCTTCAGCCCGCTCGATGGCTTCCGCCGCGGCATCAGGCTCTGCATGGATCTCGGTTACGACGACGATCAGATCCGCAAGATGGTCTCCGGCAACACCGCGCGCGCGCTCGGCATCGAAGCGGACGTAGCCACGGCGCGGGCTAGTTAG
- a CDS encoding HpcH/HpaI aldolase family protein gives MTTASTFRQRMLGGEKLVGTFLKTPTGHGTEILGDIGYDFVVIDQEHGPFDRTSSDIALMAARATDTPALVRVPGPEAILSVLDCGATGVLVPHVKSAAYAREVAAMLRYRGGSRGFATSTRAGRYSGIPMWRHIADADARMVFVAQIEDPVALDEIDAIAAVEGVDSLFIGRGDLTAAFGDESKDPPDVLRAVERISEAARKANKPISVYVGNASEAAWLNSLGASVFVLSSDQGFLRQAATAGLRDVRDKVG, from the coding sequence ATGACAACTGCTTCCACATTTCGGCAGCGCATGCTCGGTGGCGAGAAACTTGTCGGCACGTTTCTGAAGACGCCGACCGGTCACGGCACCGAAATCCTCGGCGACATCGGCTATGATTTCGTCGTGATCGATCAGGAGCACGGGCCGTTCGACCGCACCAGCAGTGATATCGCACTGATGGCCGCGCGGGCAACCGACACGCCGGCGCTGGTTCGGGTGCCCGGACCGGAAGCCATTCTCTCGGTGCTCGATTGCGGCGCGACCGGGGTCCTAGTCCCTCATGTCAAGAGCGCGGCCTATGCGCGCGAGGTGGCCGCGATGTTGCGTTATCGCGGCGGTAGCCGCGGCTTTGCGACCAGTACGCGCGCAGGCCGCTATTCCGGCATACCGATGTGGCGACACATTGCGGATGCGGATGCCCGGATGGTGTTCGTGGCCCAGATCGAGGATCCGGTGGCGCTGGACGAGATCGACGCGATCGCTGCCGTCGAGGGTGTCGACTCCCTGTTCATTGGGCGCGGCGACCTAACCGCCGCCTTCGGCGATGAATCGAAAGATCCGCCCGACGTGTTGCGCGCAGTCGAGCGCATCTCGGAGGCCGCACGCAAGGCCAATAAGCCGATCAGCGTCTATGTCGGCAATGCGAGCGAGGCCGCCTGGCTGAATTCGCTCGGCGCCAGCGTGTTCGTGCTCTCCTCGGACCAGGGCTTTCTGCGTCAGGCGGCAACCGCCGGCCTCCGCGATGTCCGGGACAAGGTCGGATGA
- a CDS encoding ABC transporter substrate-binding protein, which yields MRLRKAPIVATLFALTLALPASAQQTIKIGSSLGLTGYGSATDGHWRDGMQIAVEAVNAQGGVLGKKLELVIEDNKSTPQQAVVVYRKMMTDDKVAAFDSGCISAGNFAAASFVSRAKLPMFLCSILPRQPDEQKWAFQFLPPPKFEVDARYQYLKDKTDIRKVGILSDPSPYSLLMRGLAEKGAEEFGLTVVANESYQQDDADFSVQIGRINAAGAGAIIMLGQGNAVVTVANNIRSLGLTKMLMLGSINELDILLSAGKVLGDQYLVPSPLIQVAADDISVVTDPAARAAAEPFVKAMKAKFGKSDNAQASRAWDSIMMMAAAMKKANSTDGTAVRDAFEKLGHYDGAGASYDFSAENHIGITRNPYVIASVKDGVLVLKK from the coding sequence ATGAGGTTACGGAAGGCGCCAATTGTCGCCACGCTGTTCGCGCTCACGCTGGCACTGCCGGCGTCTGCGCAGCAGACGATCAAGATCGGATCGTCGCTGGGTTTGACGGGCTACGGGTCGGCGACCGACGGTCACTGGCGCGATGGGATGCAGATCGCCGTTGAGGCGGTCAATGCGCAGGGCGGTGTCCTCGGTAAGAAGCTTGAACTGGTGATCGAGGACAACAAGTCGACGCCGCAGCAGGCAGTGGTCGTCTATCGCAAGATGATGACAGACGACAAGGTCGCTGCCTTCGACAGTGGCTGCATTTCGGCCGGAAACTTTGCCGCCGCGAGCTTCGTCTCCAGAGCCAAGCTGCCGATGTTCCTTTGCTCCATTCTGCCGCGCCAGCCCGATGAGCAGAAGTGGGCCTTCCAGTTCCTGCCCCCACCCAAATTCGAGGTGGATGCGCGCTACCAGTATCTCAAGGACAAGACCGATATCCGTAAGGTCGGAATCCTCTCCGATCCGAGCCCCTACAGCCTGCTGATGCGCGGTCTGGCGGAAAAGGGTGCCGAGGAATTCGGACTGACTGTCGTGGCCAACGAGTCCTACCAGCAGGATGACGCCGACTTCAGCGTCCAGATCGGGCGCATCAATGCGGCCGGCGCCGGCGCGATCATCATGCTGGGGCAGGGCAATGCGGTGGTCACCGTCGCCAACAACATCCGCAGCCTCGGCCTGACCAAGATGCTGATGCTGGGCAGCATCAATGAGCTCGATATCCTGCTTTCGGCTGGCAAGGTGCTTGGCGACCAGTATCTGGTTCCGTCGCCGCTCATCCAGGTGGCGGCGGATGACATCAGCGTCGTCACGGACCCCGCCGCACGCGCGGCCGCCGAGCCGTTCGTCAAGGCGATGAAAGCCAAGTTCGGCAAGTCCGACAACGCGCAGGCCTCGCGTGCCTGGGACTCCATCATGATGATGGCCGCCGCCATGAAGAAGGCGAACTCGACCGACGGGACGGCCGTGCGTGACGCCTTCGAGAAACTCGGCCATTACGACGGTGCAGGCGCCTCCTACGACTTCAGCGCCGAGAATCATATCGGCATCACCAGAAATCCCTATGTAATCGCCTCGGTAAAGGACGGCGTTCTGGTTCTCAAGAAATGA
- a CDS encoding ABC transporter ATP-binding protein, translated as MADITPLIAVRDLTARYGHIEALRSTALHVAPGEFVTILGPNGAGKTTLLRAITRLIASTGQIIFNGQDVTHLRTHELAGLGIIMVQEGRGLFGDMSVRENLQLGAYKLSGPQAHSERQLEKVFSLFPRLRERIDQTASSMSGGEQQMLAVGRALMADPKLLILDEPSLGLAPRVASEILSTLGALNKEGLGILLVEQKAPLALKLAQRVYILASGSVRAELPTQEIESHHDLARYYFT; from the coding sequence ATGGCGGACATCACCCCACTGATCGCGGTGCGCGATCTGACGGCGCGCTACGGTCATATCGAAGCGCTGCGGTCGACGGCACTTCACGTGGCGCCGGGCGAGTTCGTCACCATTCTGGGGCCGAATGGTGCGGGCAAGACCACCTTGCTTCGCGCCATCACGAGGCTGATCGCCAGCACCGGCCAGATTATCTTCAACGGGCAGGACGTCACCCATCTGCGCACCCATGAACTTGCTGGACTCGGCATCATCATGGTGCAGGAAGGGCGTGGTTTGTTCGGCGACATGAGCGTGCGGGAGAACCTGCAACTCGGCGCCTACAAACTGTCCGGACCGCAGGCCCACAGCGAGCGGCAGCTGGAGAAGGTGTTCTCCCTATTTCCGCGGCTGCGCGAACGCATCGACCAGACCGCCTCGTCCATGTCCGGCGGCGAGCAGCAGATGCTGGCCGTCGGCCGCGCATTGATGGCTGATCCGAAGCTGCTCATTCTCGACGAGCCGTCGCTTGGCTTGGCGCCGCGCGTCGCCTCCGAAATTCTGTCGACGCTCGGCGCTCTCAACAAGGAGGGTCTCGGCATCTTGCTGGTCGAGCAGAAAGCGCCGCTGGCGCTCAAGCTCGCCCAGCGTGTTTACATTCTTGCCTCTGGAAGCGTTCGGGCCGAGTTGCCGACACAGGAGATTGAATCGCATCATGACCTCGCTCGCTATTACTTCACCTAA